Proteins encoded together in one Benincasa hispida cultivar B227 chromosome 1, ASM972705v1, whole genome shotgun sequence window:
- the LOC120070251 gene encoding zinc finger BED domain-containing protein RICESLEEPER 3-like, which yields MFTIENARRLIAEMIIIDKLSFKFVENEGFRRHVEETLILVEPKFVIPSRTTIARDILGIYASLRKQLRDIFMEEGYKVSLTTDTQNINYMVLTEHFIDRKWKLHKRIISFSQIENHRGETIGKEVEKCLKQWGIYRVLTLTVDNASSNDTTIAYLKKRFKHGFMLNGDFLHIRYCAHILNLIIYDGLKDVNDTLIRIRSVVRFVRSSPARLAKFKKCIEEENISSKSMLCLDVQTIWNSTYLLLDAIEKLEKTFERLEDCDTIYMNEESKPTTKDWEIASFFTKFL from the coding sequence ATGTTCACTATTGAGAATGCTCGAAGACTAATTGCTGAGATGATCATAATTGATAAATTGTCCTTTAAATTCGTGGAGAACGAGGGATTTAGGAGGCACGTGGAAGAGACTTTGATTTTAGTAgaaccaaaatttgttattCCTTCTCGAACTACAATTGCTAGAGATATTTTAGGAATATATGCTAGCTTGAGAAAACAGTTGAGAGACATTTTTATGGAGGAAGGATATAAAGTCTCACTTACGACTGAtactcaaaatattaattacatggtTTTGACCGAACACTTTATTGATAGAAAATGGAAGTTACATAAGAGAATTATTAGTTTCTCTCAGATTGAGAATCATAGAGGGGAGACAATAGGAAAAGAGGTGGAGAAATGTTTGAaacaatggggtatttatagggtTTTAACGTTAACTGTTGATAATGCTTCATCAAATGATACAACCATTGCTTATCTAAAGAAGCGTTTTAAACATGGGTTTATGTTGAATGGGGATTTCTTGCATATTAGGTATTGTGCACATATATTGAATTTGATTATCTATGATGGTCTGAAAGATGTGAATGATACATTGATTCGAATTCGAAGTGTCGTGAGGTTTGTTAGATCTTCTCCTGCTAGACTTGCTAAATTTAAGAAGTGTATTGAAGAAGAGAACATATCTAGTAAGAGTATGTTGTGTCTTGATGTTCAAACTATATGGAATTCTACATACTTGTTGCTTGATGCAATTGAAAAGTTAGAAAAGacatttgagaggttagaagACTGCGACACAATCTACATGAATGAAGAGAGTAAACCAACCACCAAAGATTGGGAAATTGCTAGTTTTTTTACTAAGTTCTTGTGA